The Phormidium sp. PBR-2020 DNA segment AAAGAGGGGGGATAGGGCTAACATCAGGGCAGCGATGAGTCCCACCCGCTTTGTGAAGAGGGAACGACCGAGTTGATACGTCAGTGCGACAGCGCAGAGGGCAAAGAGAACGGCTAAGCTTCGTAACCAAGCGTCACGTTGGCCAACGGTCATCCAAATTTCGAGGAGAACGTAATATAAAAGCCGACCTCGGTTAAAGCTGACATCTTGAGCGTCACGAATACTCAGAAACTCATCAATCCATAATCCTCTCGCGTCGAGGCGAAACAGATATAAGGCGGTGGCGAGGAGCATCACCACACCGATAGAACGCCATCCTTGGGGAACCAATCTGTTGAGGGGTCTGACGTGGCGTTTGAGCATGATGGCCTCGGATACATTTGATAATCTGTAACGATTAGCGATCAAATGTCTACACCTTAACCTGAGTCGGGGGGTGGGGATGCCAGATGAGGGTCTCGATATACAAAAGCTGAGACCCAGCTAGATGACTCTCTAACTCGGTCTCGGCTTTTAAGGTTTGAATACCCCCAGGGGAATTCGAATCCCCGTCGCCTCCGTGAAAGGGAGGTGTCCTAGGCCTCTAGACGATGGGGGCGTATTCATTCGGTCGCCGGCGGCTTCTAACCGCTTAGGCGTTATTCAATGTAGCGAAGATCCCCAGGACTGTCAACCCCTAGGGCTGAAAATTTTGGTGTTGCTCACAATAAGCGGCTAGAATCTCCACACAATGGGCGATCGCCCCCAAATGAGCGATCTCATAACCATGGGTGTTCTGAGTGGGAAAGCCCAGGCAAGCCCCCCGGGCCACATGACCGAGTTTCATGGCAATGGAGGCATCACTGCCAAAACCACTAATCACCGCCTGTTGGATGGGAATCTGTCGCGACTCAGCTGCCTGCTTCAACTGCTGGGTTAAGCCCTCGTCATAAATACCATAGCCATCCTGAGACAAGAGGACGGGAGCCTCACCATCGGCAATGGGATATTCCGGGGCCAGGGGACAAATTTCTAGGGCAATTAGGGCATCTAAGACCTGGTGATTACTGAAATATAAGGCCCCCAATGCTCCCACTTCTTCCTTGGCTGAGGCCACGAGATACACCGTCACGGGGGGGGACTTGAGACGAGCGGCTAACTCTAGCAGAATTGCCAGGGAGGCTTTGTTGTCGAGGGTATAGCTGGCGATATGGTTCTGCAAGCGGAAGGGGCGTTTACGGTGTTTGCCCACCACAACCCGCGTTCCTGGGCGAATCCCCAGGGCGTTGAGGTCTTCGGGGCTGTGTTTCGTTTCGACCCAGGCTTGTTGCCATTCTAGGGGTTGGCTTTCTTGTAAGAGCTTTTGCGGCGATTCATGGGAAACGTGACGGGAGCCAAAACTGAGAATCCCGGAACAGGTGGCGTGATCTCCGAGTAAATCCACAACCCCTTCGCCATACACCCAGGGGAAAGAACCTCCTAATTTACGAATTGAGACGCGCCCTTGGCTATCAATTCCTTTAACAATCGCCCCGATTTCATCTTTGTGGGCCGTAATGGCGATCGCCCCCTCCTCCTGTTTCCCTGGAATCTTGGCAATCAGGTTATCGGCGCGATCGCCATAATACTCCACCCCCAAGTCCCGAAATCGCTCCTGGAGGTGTTGGTTAATCTCTGTTTCCATCCCACTTGGGGAATGGCACATGACTAAGTCTTCGATGCTGGTAAATAGGCGTTCAAATTGCAAAGAAACCTCCTAAGCCGATCCCATGACTCGGTTTGACTGGCCAACTCTCCCTACAATAGGGAACAGTTCCAACAATACATCCAGTACAGACAAGGGAAAACAACAACATGACTATTTGGGTTTGCGAACAAATCGATCCCACTGGTATCGTCCAAGCCTGCATCGCCAGCGAAGACGAAAGCCAAGCACGAGCTTGTCATGAATCATTCACCAATGATCTTGATGAATTTCAGACATCTCAGGGCTGGACGGCTCAACTACGAACAGTAGAATCCTGGGACGAGGTTCCCGTCACCCCCCTCAAACTGAACCGGTAAGTCTCACAACTGGGACGTTCGAGAACCACAAGACGGCTCCCGTTGCTGCTAAAAGTAGGATTCCCAGGATTCCGGCCAGAGGATGTTCCCCCAACCCCGTCACCCAGGGGGGAACCGCTCCAGTCGGCTGACTCGCTTGAGAGCTATCGAGCCAAATCATGGCGCAGACCCA contains these protein-coding regions:
- a CDS encoding M20/M25/M40 family metallo-hydrolase, with product MCHSPSGMETEINQHLQERFRDLGVEYYGDRADNLIAKIPGKQEEGAIAITAHKDEIGAIVKGIDSQGRVSIRKLGGSFPWVYGEGVVDLLGDHATCSGILSFGSRHVSHESPQKLLQESQPLEWQQAWVETKHSPEDLNALGIRPGTRVVVGKHRKRPFRLQNHIASYTLDNKASLAILLELAARLKSPPVTVYLVASAKEEVGALGALYFSNHQVLDALIALEICPLAPEYPIADGEAPVLLSQDGYGIYDEGLTQQLKQAAESRQIPIQQAVISGFGSDASIAMKLGHVARGACLGFPTQNTHGYEIAHLGAIAHCVEILAAYCEQHQNFQP
- a CDS encoding glycogen debranching protein: MTIWVCEQIDPTGIVQACIASEDESQARACHESFTNDLDEFQTSQGWTAQLRTVESWDEVPVTPLKLNR